A stretch of Pangasianodon hypophthalmus isolate fPanHyp1 chromosome 9, fPanHyp1.pri, whole genome shotgun sequence DNA encodes these proteins:
- the dennd5b gene encoding DENN domain-containing protein 5B isoform X5, with product MSASTTASCRFAHYFVLCGLDNATGLEPDALAGENFDQSPLKRTFKSKVLAHYPENIECNPFDQDAVNMLCMPKGLSFRTQKDSLTPKFHSFLITREDGSRTYGFVHTFYEEVTSTQIRSAMQTLHQMHHAEHASSHNCPSSSSSSSSSSSSMDSLTSSSDEAESLSSACSGSQRCCSSSSYDAEQDTLYVSKALCLITPMPFMHACQRFLSQLHRAVTAQQPPPLPLESYIHNVLYEVPLPPPGRSLKFHGVYEPIVCQRPGPAELPLADFPLGEAFRLLGIENLVQLFTCVLLEMQVLLYSQDYQRLMVVAEGITTLLFPFQWQHVYVPILPASLLHFLDAPVPYVMGLQSKEGTDRSKLELPQEANLCFVDIDNHCLELPEDFPQFPNKAEFIQELSELLLSYGLPLEGGASSPPPTSTQTHVTGTEALRDLVDDGKNGNLPLDVVDLLQGNPTLERLQALAKRTGVKVARLEELVAGQKGLGEENMGVLKTGIEEEELRNAKLSVQLREVFAARFVAMFADYEAFVIQNSPDLESWLSNREQMHNFDKASFLSDQPEPYLPFLCRFIETQMFATFIDNKILSQWEEKEPLLRVFDGRIEKARLYNVRAPSLRSSVYQRCTFLNESAQAIEQRLMKIDHTAIHPHLLDMKIGQGKYQQGFFPKLQSDVLASGPTNNKWSNRTGTAQRRRDWHRQQTDHLGLDNDLKEPVEGGLVVQSSMASWERVKAPTPRIKPPKKSFSSCSLKYMQEARSLGKNLRQPKLSDLSPAVIAQTNSKFVEGLLKECKMKTKRMLVEKMGREAVELGHGEANITGLEENTLIASLCDLLERIWSHGLQVKQGKSALWSHLRHYQDRVEKMEQQAESSVSHGQEKRKSDSSVGLSVLRVSVVQDMRHIQSMGEIKTDVGRARAWIRLSLEKKLLSQHLKQLLSNQAITKKLYKRYAFLRCDEEKEQFLFHLLSLNTVDYFCFTSVFTTIMIPYRAVIIPIKKLSNAMTTSNPWVCVSGELGDSGVMQIPKNVLEMTFDSAFRAHSHLSIPFKCQNLGKLTTVQLGHDNAGLLAKWLVDCVMVRNEITGHTYKFPCGRWLGKGVDDGSLERILIGELVAPCNEEEVGRGSKTPPPQRSPTQIRRISISSITGRGSKPTTDQIQEAISEAVNNIVKHFHKPEKERGSLTVLLCGEGGLVGALEQFFYHGFRTARLFQKSIFLWDFIERTVVYMESSDQLQRSAKSIGSSCNSLCRYANAINNTSRSLGKDGKFQLLVCLGARDRLLPHWLPLLIECPVITHMYEETALLRDNLAVTSLISVLHSLHDFRITLETSLTKGVEL from the exons GTGAAAACTTTGACCAGAGTCCCCTTAAACGGACTTTCAAATCCAAAGTGCTGGCTCACTATCCAGAGAACATCGAATGCAACCCTTTTGACCAGGATGCCGTCAACATG CTCTGCATGCCTAAAGGCCTGTCGTTCCGCACTCAGAAGGACTCCCTGACTCCTAAGTTCCACTCGTTCCTAATCACACGTGAGGATGGCTCTCGCACCTACGGTTTCGTACACACCTTCTACGAGGAGGTGACCAGCACTCAGATTCGCTCTGCCATGCAGACTTTGCACCAGATGCACCATGCAGAGCACGCCTCTTCCCACAACTGcccttcatcctcctcctcctcctcctcctcatcctccagtATGGACTCGTTAACCAGCAGCTCAGACGAAGCAGAGTCTCTGTCCTCTGCCTGTTCTGGGAGTCAGCGTTGTTGCAGCTCGTCGAGCTACGACGCTGAGCAGGACACGCTGTACGTCTCCAAAGCACTGTGTCTGATCACGCCTATGCCCTTCATGCATGCGTGCCAGCGCTTCCTGTCCCAGCTGCACAGGGCTGTAACGGCCCAGCAGCCGCCCCCTCTGCCACTGGAGAGCTACATACACAACGTGCTGTACGAAGTCCCGCTCCCGCCTCCCGGACGCTCCTTAAAGTTCCATGGTGTGTACGAGCCCATCGTGTGCCAGCGGCCAGGACCGGCGGAGCTGCCGTTGGCGGATTTTCCTCTGGGCGAGGCTTTTCGGCTGCTGGGCATCGAGAACCTGGTGCAGCTCTTTACCTGCGTCCTGCTGGAGATGCAGGTTCTGCTTTACTCGCAAG attatCAGAGGCTGATGGTGGTAGCGGAGGGGATCACCACACTCCTCTTTCCGTTCCAGTGGCAGCATGTGTACGTGCCCATCCTGCCTGCGTCCCTGCTGCACTTCCTGGATGCCCCTGTGCCCTACGTCATGGGCTTGCAGTCGAAAGAGGGCACGGACCGCTCCAAACTCGAGCTGCCTCAAGAG GCAAACCTTTGCTTCGTGGACATTGACAATCATTGCCTGGAGCTGCCTGAGGATTTCCCACAGTTCCCCAACAAGGCTGAGTTCATCCAGGAGCTGAGCGAGCTGCTGCTGAGCTATGGCCTGCCTCTAGAGGGGGGCGCTTCCTCGCCTCCACCCACCTCCACTCAAACACATGTGACTGGGACTGAAGCTCTGAGAGACTTGGTAGACGATGGGAAGAATGGAAATCTGCCGTTAGATGTTGTGGACCTGCTGCAGGGAAACCCGACTCTGGAGCGCCTTCAGGCTCTAGCCAAGCGCACGGGGGTGAAGGTCGCCCGTCTGGAGGAGCTGGTGGCCGGGCAGAAGGGTTTAGGGGAGGAGAACATGGGGGTATTGAAGACTGGCATCGAGGAGGAGGAGCTGAGGAATGCCAAGCTAAGCGTGCAGCTGAGGGAGGTGTTTGCTGCTCGCTTTGTTGCAATGTTCGCTGACTACGAGGCCTTCGTCATTCAGAACTCACCAGACCTGGAGTCATGGCTCTCCAACCGGGAGCAGATGCACAACTTTGACAAG GCTTCCTTCCTGTCAGACCAGCCAGAGCCATACCTGCCTTTTCTGTGCCGCTTCATCGAGACCCAGATGTTCGCCACCTTCATCGACAATAAAATCTTGTCCCAGTGGGAGGAAAAGGAGCCCCTGCTGCGTGTGTTTGACGGACGCATCGAGAAGGCCCGCCTCTACAACGTACGCGCTCCCAGCCTGCGCTCCTCCGTCTACCAGAGGTGCACCTTCCTCAACGAGTCCG CTCAGGCCATTGAGCAGCGGCTGATGAAAATTGACCATACAGCCATTCATCCTCACTTGTTAGACATGAAGATTGGCCAAGGCAAATACCAGCAGGGCTTCTTCCCAAAGCTGCAGTCAGACGTGCTCGCCTCAGGCCCGACTAACAATAA GTGGTCTAATCGCACTGGCACGGCTCAGCGACGGAGGGACTGGCACAGACAGCAGACTGATCATCTCGGGCTGGACAACGACCTCAAAGAG CCAGTGGAGGGGGGTTTGGTCGTGCAGAGCTCTATGGCTTCCTGGGAGCGGGTCAAGGCACCAACCCCTCGTATTAAACCACCCAAAAAGTCCTTCTCATCCTGCAGCCTG AAGTACATGCAGGAGGCGCGTAGCCTGGGGAAAAACCTGAGGCAACCCAAACTGTCTGACCTTTCTCCAGCGGTCATCGCTCAGACCAACTCGAAGTTTGTGGAGGGCTTACTGAAGGAATGCAAAATGAAG ACTAAGCGGATGTTGGTGGAGAAGATGGGCCGAGAGGCCGTGGAGCTCGGCCACGGAGAGGCTAATATCACCGGTTTGGAGGAGAACACACTCATCGCTAGCCTGTGTGACCTGCTGGAGAGAATATGGAGCCACGGCCTGCAGGTCAAACAG GGAAAGTCTGCATTATGGTCCCATTTAAGACATTACCAGGACCGAGTGGAGAAGATGGAGCAGCAGGCGGAGTCATCAG TGTCTCATGGGCAAGAGAAGCGCAAGTCGGATTCGTCTGTCGGCCTGTCAGTACTGCGCGTATCAGTGGTGCAGGACATGAG GCACATCCAGAGCATGGGGGAGATCAAGACTGACGTAGGGAGAGCGCGAGCCTGGATTCGTCTGTCCCTGGAGAAAAAACTGCTGTCCCAACACCTCAAACAGTTGCTTTCTAACCAAGCTATAACCAA GAAGCTGTATAAGCGATATGCCTTCCTGAGGTGTGATGAAGAGAAGGAGCAGTTTCTTTTCCATCTGCTGAGTCTGAACACAGTGGACTACTTCTGCTTCACCAGCGTCTTCACCACCATCA TGATTCCGTATCGCGCCGTCATCATCCCTATCAAGAAGCTGAGCAATGCCATGACCACATCGAACCCCTGGGTGTGCGTGTCAGGTGAACTAGGTGACTCGGGCGTCATGCAGATACCGAAGAACGTCCTGGAGATGACGTTTGAT TCTGCCTTTAGGGCTCACTCGCACCTCTCCATCCCCTTCAAG TGTCAGAACCTGGGGAAGCTGACCACTGTGCAGCTGGGCCACGATAATGCTGGGCTTCTGGCCAAGTGGCTGGTGGACTGCGTGATGGTTCGCAACGAGATTACAGGACACACGTACAA ATTCCCTTGTGGTCGGTGGCTGGGGAAAGGTGTGGACGACGGCAGTCTTGAGCGAATCCTAATTGGTGAATTGGTGGCTCCGTGCAACGAGGAGGAGGTGGGGCGAGGTTCTAAGACTCCGCCCCCTCAGCGCTCACCCACACAAATCCGTCGAATCAGCATTAGCTCCATCACAGGCCGAGGCAGCA AACCAACAACAGATCAGATCCAGGAAGCCATCAGTGAAGCAGTGAACAACATTGTGAAGCATTTTCACAAACCAGAGAAGGAG AGAGGGAGTCTGACGGTTCTGTTGTGTGGAGAGGGCGGTCTAGTGGGAGCTCTGGAGCAGTTCTTCTACCACGGCTTCCGCACAGCTCGTCTCTTCCAGAAAAGCATCTTTCTGTGGGACTTCATAG AGAGGACGGTGGTGTACATGGAGAGTTCTGATCAGTTGCAACGATCGGCCAAATCCATCGGTTCCAGCTGCAACTCTCTGTGTCGCTATGCCAACGCTATCAACAATACGTCACGCAGCTTGGGCAAAGACGGCAAATTCCAGCTTCTGGTCTGCCTTGGGGCAAG AGATCGATTGCTGCCTCACTGGCTCCCCCTGCTGATCGAGTGTCCCGTCATCACGCACATGTATGAGGAAACGGCGTTGCTGCGTGACAATCTCGCCGtcacctctctcatcagcgTCCTACATTCTCTGCACGACTTCCGCATAACTCTAGAGACCTCCCTCACCAAAGGGGTGGAGCTATAG
- the dennd5b gene encoding DENN domain-containing protein 5B isoform X12, which yields MSASTTASCRFAHYFVLCGLDNATGLEPDALAGENFDQSPLKRTFKSKVLAHYPENIECNPFDQDAVNMLCMPKGLSFRTQKDSLTPKFHSFLITREDGSRTYGFVHTFYEEVTSTQIRSAMQTLHQMHHAEHASSHNCPSSSSSSSSSSSSMDSLTSSSDEAESLSSACSGSQRCCSSSSYDAEQDTLYVSKALCLITPMPFMHACQRFLSQLHRAVTAQQPPPLPLESYIHNVLYEVPLPPPGRSLKFHGVYEPIVCQRPGPAELPLADFPLGEAFRLLGIENLVQLFTCVLLEMQVLLYSQDYQRLMVVAEGITTLLFPFQWQHVYVPILPASLLHFLDAPVPYVMGLQSKEGTDRSKLELPQEANLCFVDIDNHCLELPEDFPQFPNKAEFIQELSELLLSYGLPLEGGASSPPPTSTQTHVTGTEALRDLVDDGKNGNLPLDVVDLLQGNPTLERLQALAKRTGVKVARLEELVAGQKGLGEENMGVLKTGIEEEELRNAKLSVQLREVFAARFVAMFADYEAFVIQNSPDLESWLSNREQMHNFDKASFLSDQPEPYLPFLCRFIETQMFATFIDNKILSQWEEKEPLLRVFDGRIEKARLYNVRAPSLRSSVYQRCTFLNESAQAIEQRLMKIDHTAIHPHLLDMKIGQGKYQQGFFPKLQSDVLASGPTNNKWSNRTGTAQRRRDWHRQQTDHLGLDNDLKEKYMQEARSLGKNLRQPKLSDLSPAVIAQTNSKFVEGLLKECKMKTKRMLVEKMGREAVELGHGEANITGLEENTLIASLCDLLERIWSHGLQVKQGKSALWSHLRHYQDRVEKMEQQAESSVSHGQEKRKSDSSVGLSVLRVSVVQDMRHIQSMGEIKTDVGRARAWIRLSLEKKLLSQHLKQLLSNQAITKKLYKRYAFLRCDEEKEQFLFHLLSLNTVDYFCFTSVFTTIMIPYRAVIIPIKKLSNAMTTSNPWVCVSGELGDSGVMQIPKNVLEMTFDCQNLGKLTTVQLGHDNAGLLAKWLVDCVMVRNEITGHTYKFPCGRWLGKGVDDGSLERILIGELVAPCNEEEVGRGSKTPPPQRSPTQIRRISISSITGRGSKPTTDQIQEAISEAVNNIVKHFHKPEKERGSLTVLLCGEGGLVGALEQFFYHGFRTARLFQKSIFLWDFIERTVVYMESSDQLQRSAKSIGSSCNSLCRYANAINNTSRSLGKDGKFQLLVCLGARDRLLPHWLPLLIECPVITHMYEETALLRDNLAVTSLISVLHSLHDFRITLETSLTKGVEL from the exons GTGAAAACTTTGACCAGAGTCCCCTTAAACGGACTTTCAAATCCAAAGTGCTGGCTCACTATCCAGAGAACATCGAATGCAACCCTTTTGACCAGGATGCCGTCAACATG CTCTGCATGCCTAAAGGCCTGTCGTTCCGCACTCAGAAGGACTCCCTGACTCCTAAGTTCCACTCGTTCCTAATCACACGTGAGGATGGCTCTCGCACCTACGGTTTCGTACACACCTTCTACGAGGAGGTGACCAGCACTCAGATTCGCTCTGCCATGCAGACTTTGCACCAGATGCACCATGCAGAGCACGCCTCTTCCCACAACTGcccttcatcctcctcctcctcctcctcctcatcctccagtATGGACTCGTTAACCAGCAGCTCAGACGAAGCAGAGTCTCTGTCCTCTGCCTGTTCTGGGAGTCAGCGTTGTTGCAGCTCGTCGAGCTACGACGCTGAGCAGGACACGCTGTACGTCTCCAAAGCACTGTGTCTGATCACGCCTATGCCCTTCATGCATGCGTGCCAGCGCTTCCTGTCCCAGCTGCACAGGGCTGTAACGGCCCAGCAGCCGCCCCCTCTGCCACTGGAGAGCTACATACACAACGTGCTGTACGAAGTCCCGCTCCCGCCTCCCGGACGCTCCTTAAAGTTCCATGGTGTGTACGAGCCCATCGTGTGCCAGCGGCCAGGACCGGCGGAGCTGCCGTTGGCGGATTTTCCTCTGGGCGAGGCTTTTCGGCTGCTGGGCATCGAGAACCTGGTGCAGCTCTTTACCTGCGTCCTGCTGGAGATGCAGGTTCTGCTTTACTCGCAAG attatCAGAGGCTGATGGTGGTAGCGGAGGGGATCACCACACTCCTCTTTCCGTTCCAGTGGCAGCATGTGTACGTGCCCATCCTGCCTGCGTCCCTGCTGCACTTCCTGGATGCCCCTGTGCCCTACGTCATGGGCTTGCAGTCGAAAGAGGGCACGGACCGCTCCAAACTCGAGCTGCCTCAAGAG GCAAACCTTTGCTTCGTGGACATTGACAATCATTGCCTGGAGCTGCCTGAGGATTTCCCACAGTTCCCCAACAAGGCTGAGTTCATCCAGGAGCTGAGCGAGCTGCTGCTGAGCTATGGCCTGCCTCTAGAGGGGGGCGCTTCCTCGCCTCCACCCACCTCCACTCAAACACATGTGACTGGGACTGAAGCTCTGAGAGACTTGGTAGACGATGGGAAGAATGGAAATCTGCCGTTAGATGTTGTGGACCTGCTGCAGGGAAACCCGACTCTGGAGCGCCTTCAGGCTCTAGCCAAGCGCACGGGGGTGAAGGTCGCCCGTCTGGAGGAGCTGGTGGCCGGGCAGAAGGGTTTAGGGGAGGAGAACATGGGGGTATTGAAGACTGGCATCGAGGAGGAGGAGCTGAGGAATGCCAAGCTAAGCGTGCAGCTGAGGGAGGTGTTTGCTGCTCGCTTTGTTGCAATGTTCGCTGACTACGAGGCCTTCGTCATTCAGAACTCACCAGACCTGGAGTCATGGCTCTCCAACCGGGAGCAGATGCACAACTTTGACAAG GCTTCCTTCCTGTCAGACCAGCCAGAGCCATACCTGCCTTTTCTGTGCCGCTTCATCGAGACCCAGATGTTCGCCACCTTCATCGACAATAAAATCTTGTCCCAGTGGGAGGAAAAGGAGCCCCTGCTGCGTGTGTTTGACGGACGCATCGAGAAGGCCCGCCTCTACAACGTACGCGCTCCCAGCCTGCGCTCCTCCGTCTACCAGAGGTGCACCTTCCTCAACGAGTCCG CTCAGGCCATTGAGCAGCGGCTGATGAAAATTGACCATACAGCCATTCATCCTCACTTGTTAGACATGAAGATTGGCCAAGGCAAATACCAGCAGGGCTTCTTCCCAAAGCTGCAGTCAGACGTGCTCGCCTCAGGCCCGACTAACAATAA GTGGTCTAATCGCACTGGCACGGCTCAGCGACGGAGGGACTGGCACAGACAGCAGACTGATCATCTCGGGCTGGACAACGACCTCAAAGAG AAGTACATGCAGGAGGCGCGTAGCCTGGGGAAAAACCTGAGGCAACCCAAACTGTCTGACCTTTCTCCAGCGGTCATCGCTCAGACCAACTCGAAGTTTGTGGAGGGCTTACTGAAGGAATGCAAAATGAAG ACTAAGCGGATGTTGGTGGAGAAGATGGGCCGAGAGGCCGTGGAGCTCGGCCACGGAGAGGCTAATATCACCGGTTTGGAGGAGAACACACTCATCGCTAGCCTGTGTGACCTGCTGGAGAGAATATGGAGCCACGGCCTGCAGGTCAAACAG GGAAAGTCTGCATTATGGTCCCATTTAAGACATTACCAGGACCGAGTGGAGAAGATGGAGCAGCAGGCGGAGTCATCAG TGTCTCATGGGCAAGAGAAGCGCAAGTCGGATTCGTCTGTCGGCCTGTCAGTACTGCGCGTATCAGTGGTGCAGGACATGAG GCACATCCAGAGCATGGGGGAGATCAAGACTGACGTAGGGAGAGCGCGAGCCTGGATTCGTCTGTCCCTGGAGAAAAAACTGCTGTCCCAACACCTCAAACAGTTGCTTTCTAACCAAGCTATAACCAA GAAGCTGTATAAGCGATATGCCTTCCTGAGGTGTGATGAAGAGAAGGAGCAGTTTCTTTTCCATCTGCTGAGTCTGAACACAGTGGACTACTTCTGCTTCACCAGCGTCTTCACCACCATCA TGATTCCGTATCGCGCCGTCATCATCCCTATCAAGAAGCTGAGCAATGCCATGACCACATCGAACCCCTGGGTGTGCGTGTCAGGTGAACTAGGTGACTCGGGCGTCATGCAGATACCGAAGAACGTCCTGGAGATGACGTTTGAT TGTCAGAACCTGGGGAAGCTGACCACTGTGCAGCTGGGCCACGATAATGCTGGGCTTCTGGCCAAGTGGCTGGTGGACTGCGTGATGGTTCGCAACGAGATTACAGGACACACGTACAA ATTCCCTTGTGGTCGGTGGCTGGGGAAAGGTGTGGACGACGGCAGTCTTGAGCGAATCCTAATTGGTGAATTGGTGGCTCCGTGCAACGAGGAGGAGGTGGGGCGAGGTTCTAAGACTCCGCCCCCTCAGCGCTCACCCACACAAATCCGTCGAATCAGCATTAGCTCCATCACAGGCCGAGGCAGCA AACCAACAACAGATCAGATCCAGGAAGCCATCAGTGAAGCAGTGAACAACATTGTGAAGCATTTTCACAAACCAGAGAAGGAG AGAGGGAGTCTGACGGTTCTGTTGTGTGGAGAGGGCGGTCTAGTGGGAGCTCTGGAGCAGTTCTTCTACCACGGCTTCCGCACAGCTCGTCTCTTCCAGAAAAGCATCTTTCTGTGGGACTTCATAG AGAGGACGGTGGTGTACATGGAGAGTTCTGATCAGTTGCAACGATCGGCCAAATCCATCGGTTCCAGCTGCAACTCTCTGTGTCGCTATGCCAACGCTATCAACAATACGTCACGCAGCTTGGGCAAAGACGGCAAATTCCAGCTTCTGGTCTGCCTTGGGGCAAG AGATCGATTGCTGCCTCACTGGCTCCCCCTGCTGATCGAGTGTCCCGTCATCACGCACATGTATGAGGAAACGGCGTTGCTGCGTGACAATCTCGCCGtcacctctctcatcagcgTCCTACATTCTCTGCACGACTTCCGCATAACTCTAGAGACCTCCCTCACCAAAGGGGTGGAGCTATAG